The following proteins are co-located in the Lacticaseibacillus paracasei subsp. paracasei genome:
- a CDS encoding lysophospholipid acyltransferase family protein, translated as MKSGKFVGPDRAAVIENIRRAVAAKAFNVKVEEHDPTFSEAQETAIIDHYLHQRQRWTFRVKTLICRLLVNAYAVRVTSDVEVVGVEKIRAIKSGGVITSNHFSPFENMAIRKAVRLAGRHRMYIVSQDTNLAMKGLLGFVMNYDDTIPLSGRPSFLNGPFMQMLTKAFSGHHWVLIYPEQEMWFNYRKPRPPKRGSYFYAAEAGVPIISCFTEIRDLKARENDQLREVSYVLHVLDPIYPDRNLSVRDNSFQMMQRDYAQKRQAYEAAYGKPLTYAFSDQDIAGWDPQ; from the coding sequence ATGAAATCCGGCAAGTTTGTTGGACCAGACCGAGCCGCGGTGATCGAAAATATTCGTCGCGCGGTGGCGGCTAAGGCATTCAACGTTAAGGTGGAAGAACACGACCCGACTTTCTCGGAAGCACAAGAAACAGCTATTATTGATCATTATTTACATCAGCGGCAACGCTGGACATTCCGAGTGAAAACTTTGATTTGCCGATTGCTGGTGAATGCCTATGCAGTGAGGGTCACCAGCGATGTTGAAGTTGTTGGGGTTGAAAAGATTCGGGCGATTAAAAGCGGTGGTGTCATCACGAGCAACCACTTTAGTCCGTTTGAAAATATGGCGATTCGCAAAGCTGTCCGTTTAGCTGGCCGCCACCGGATGTATATCGTGAGTCAAGACACCAACTTGGCCATGAAAGGGTTGCTGGGATTTGTCATGAATTATGACGATACGATTCCACTATCCGGTCGTCCAAGTTTTCTTAACGGACCATTTATGCAAATGCTAACGAAGGCCTTTTCTGGGCATCATTGGGTGTTAATTTACCCAGAACAAGAAATGTGGTTCAATTATCGCAAGCCTCGTCCACCCAAGCGCGGATCATATTTTTATGCGGCTGAGGCCGGGGTGCCCATTATCTCGTGTTTCACTGAGATTCGTGATTTGAAGGCGCGTGAGAATGATCAATTACGCGAGGTCAGTTATGTCCTGCATGTACTTGATCCGATCTACCCGGATCGCAACTTATCCGTCAGAGACAACAGTTTTCAAATGATGCAACGCGACTATGCTCAAAAGCGGCAGGCTTATGAAGCTGCTTATGGCAAGCCGCTGACTTATGCATTCAGCGACCAGGATATAGCTGGTTGGGACCCGCAGTAA
- a CDS encoding alpha-galactosidase, giving the protein MIDVINNQAFHLHNDQISYIYALLPNGQLGHLYFGPRLSLTKNDLAYLSQGPSPFAWMANFSDDQEFALGDAQQEYPVYGTGDFRQGSLSVTQDDMPIYPNFVFKDDQLTHTKTRDLHHPTSFGNPALTDVLTIHLEDKTAQLLLTLQYTIFADSAAIVRSATLTNQGAAPVMIQRMLSGVLNLPQGRYDVVHLSGNWAKERHIQTQPLTQGTFSVESLRGASSHEQNPFVALHAAGQPFAAGDTYGANLIYSGNFLDSTEVNEWDQTRLLTGIHPASFSWRLDPKTSFTTPETVFSYSSGGLAGLAQANQRFVARHIIDPQWRQKQRPVVLNSWEATYFDLNEKKLLKLAALGKQVGVDCFVLDDGWFGTRDNDLSSLGDWFTNKHKFPDGLGHFAQEIHAMGLQFGLWFEPEMVSPRSQFFQAHPNWVVRPKKGRISITRNQYVLDFSNPAVVNNIFEQMQKVITETNLDYVKWDLNRSITEAFSPYLEKIGHPQGEFFHRYVQGVYTLYQKLLTAFPHLLIEGCAGGGGRFDLGILFYSPQIWTSDDSDAIERLAIQSGTALAYPLSCMSNHVTAVPNEQVGRSTPLVTRFRVAAFGILGYELDLTKLDARTLATIKAQIAYYHALQPLVLKGDFSLLLPRQSNGQNQVAWLLSAHDRKHLVLGFFRVLADADSRTVQYMKVPLAKSDTPYWVNQHTGPISGDVLQRVGVRLPVQFNGANRAQAQLIGDYQSALLTFDSVASLDHSESQQTDADKQTVAY; this is encoded by the coding sequence TTGATAGATGTTATAAATAATCAAGCTTTTCATCTTCACAACGATCAAATCAGTTATATTTACGCTTTGCTGCCGAATGGTCAGCTCGGGCATCTTTATTTTGGTCCGCGCTTGTCATTAACTAAGAACGACTTAGCCTATTTGTCTCAAGGCCCAAGTCCGTTTGCGTGGATGGCCAATTTTTCGGACGATCAGGAATTTGCCTTGGGTGATGCTCAGCAAGAGTATCCTGTTTACGGAACTGGTGATTTTCGCCAAGGCAGCCTGAGTGTGACCCAAGATGATATGCCAATTTATCCGAACTTTGTTTTTAAAGATGATCAATTGACGCATACGAAAACGCGGGACTTGCACCATCCGACGAGTTTCGGCAATCCGGCATTGACCGATGTGCTGACGATTCATCTTGAAGATAAAACGGCCCAATTGTTGTTAACGTTGCAATATACGATTTTTGCCGACAGTGCGGCAATTGTTCGTTCCGCCACACTAACCAATCAAGGGGCAGCACCAGTGATGATTCAACGCATGCTGAGTGGCGTTTTGAACTTGCCGCAAGGACGGTATGACGTTGTTCATTTATCTGGTAATTGGGCGAAGGAGCGTCATATTCAAACGCAACCGTTAACTCAGGGAACATTTTCAGTTGAATCGCTACGTGGTGCCTCCAGTCATGAACAGAATCCTTTTGTGGCCTTACATGCAGCGGGACAGCCGTTTGCAGCAGGCGATACCTATGGGGCGAACTTGATTTATTCGGGCAACTTTCTGGACAGCACCGAGGTCAACGAATGGGATCAGACTCGATTGCTAACTGGCATTCATCCCGCATCGTTTAGTTGGCGGTTGGATCCAAAAACCAGTTTTACCACGCCAGAAACCGTGTTTAGTTATAGCTCTGGTGGTCTTGCCGGCTTAGCTCAGGCCAATCAACGTTTTGTTGCTCGCCATATTATTGATCCGCAATGGCGTCAAAAGCAGCGTCCGGTCGTCTTAAACAGCTGGGAAGCGACTTACTTTGATTTGAACGAGAAGAAGTTGCTCAAGTTAGCGGCACTCGGCAAGCAGGTCGGTGTGGACTGCTTTGTGCTGGATGATGGCTGGTTCGGAACGCGCGACAATGATTTGAGTTCCTTGGGTGATTGGTTTACTAATAAGCATAAATTTCCCGACGGTCTCGGCCATTTTGCTCAGGAAATTCACGCGATGGGCCTGCAGTTTGGCCTTTGGTTTGAACCCGAGATGGTTTCACCGCGATCTCAATTCTTCCAAGCCCATCCGAATTGGGTCGTTCGACCAAAAAAGGGTCGTATCTCGATTACGCGTAATCAATATGTGTTAGACTTCAGCAACCCCGCTGTCGTCAATAATATTTTTGAACAGATGCAGAAGGTCATCACTGAAACCAACTTGGATTATGTGAAGTGGGATCTTAATCGCAGCATTACAGAGGCCTTTTCACCGTATCTCGAAAAGATCGGTCATCCGCAAGGCGAGTTCTTCCATCGTTACGTACAAGGCGTTTACACGCTCTATCAGAAGCTGCTAACGGCATTCCCGCATTTATTGATTGAAGGGTGTGCCGGCGGTGGTGGCCGCTTTGATCTGGGCATTCTGTTCTACAGCCCGCAAATTTGGACTAGTGATGATTCCGATGCGATCGAACGCCTCGCCATTCAATCAGGCACGGCTTTGGCCTATCCACTGAGCTGCATGAGCAATCATGTGACAGCCGTGCCGAATGAACAGGTTGGTCGATCAACGCCGCTGGTCACGCGGTTTCGGGTGGCGGCCTTTGGGATTCTTGGTTATGAACTGGATCTGACCAAACTTGATGCGCGAACATTGGCTACGATCAAGGCTCAAATTGCCTATTACCACGCTTTACAACCGCTAGTACTGAAAGGCGACTTTAGCCTATTGTTACCGCGACAGTCCAATGGTCAGAATCAGGTGGCGTGGTTGCTCAGCGCTCATGATCGCAAGCACCTTGTTCTTGGCTTTTTCCGAGTCTTGGCTGATGCAGACAGTCGCACCGTGCAGTATATGAAGGTACCATTGGCAAAATCTGACACACCGTATTGGGTCAATCAGCACACAGGCCCAATTTCGGGGGATGTCCTCCAGCGCGTTGGTGTGCGCTTACCAGTCCAATTCAATGGTGCCAATCGCGCACAGGCTCAGTTAATCGGTGACTATCAATCGGCACTGTTGACCTTTGATAGTGTGGCAAGTTTGGATCACAGTGAAAGCCAGCAGACCGATGCCGACAAGCAAACAGTTGCCTATTAA
- a CDS encoding SdpI family protein — MILLIAGCMQLLMGILLAVFRPRHQSGFWGYTSYLAGVNAESFRLAQRWFCQALIITGALEAGAGWLIHFLAWDNFFIVWLFLAVMLFLPGFVYTETRLKHYLQAHDALPYDYVSPDDAPKPQRKKGFKDL, encoded by the coding sequence ATGATTCTACTTATTGCCGGATGCATGCAATTACTGATGGGCATCCTTCTTGCTGTTTTTCGACCACGTCATCAATCTGGTTTTTGGGGCTACACGTCCTATCTTGCCGGGGTGAATGCCGAAAGTTTTCGCTTGGCACAACGTTGGTTTTGCCAAGCATTGATCATCACAGGCGCACTTGAAGCCGGTGCGGGCTGGTTGATCCATTTTCTGGCATGGGACAATTTCTTTATTGTTTGGCTTTTTTTGGCCGTCATGTTGTTTCTGCCAGGATTTGTCTATACCGAGACGCGGTTAAAGCATTATTTGCAAGCCCATGATGCACTGCCTTATGACTACGTGTCACCAGACGATGCACCGAAACCGCAACGCAAAAAAGGCTTTAAAGATCTGTGA
- a CDS encoding response regulator transcription factor has protein sequence MKLLMIEDNTSVAEMMAMFFQKEKWEVVNAYDGEEGLAKFKEAPDSFDIITLDLNLPKMDGMQVAKEIRKISQTVPLIMLTARDTESDQVLGLELGADDYVTKPFSPITLIARIKALHRRAEVGAEVGAEQTTSEPPDGFDVETDHFKLSTKTREAYLDGKQIEGLTPKEFDLLHTLSKSPKQVFSREQLLQLVWDYEYYGDERTVDAHIKKLRQKVEKVGPQIIQTVWGVGYKFDDSGLDR, from the coding sequence ATGAAATTATTAATGATCGAAGATAACACGAGTGTCGCCGAAATGATGGCGATGTTCTTTCAAAAAGAGAAATGGGAAGTCGTCAACGCCTATGATGGTGAAGAAGGTCTTGCTAAGTTTAAGGAAGCGCCGGACAGCTTTGATATTATTACGCTTGACCTCAATCTGCCAAAGATGGACGGCATGCAGGTCGCAAAAGAAATTCGTAAAATCAGTCAAACTGTGCCGTTGATTATGCTCACAGCGCGCGATACTGAAAGTGATCAGGTGTTGGGACTGGAACTCGGTGCCGACGACTATGTTACCAAGCCATTTTCACCGATTACGTTGATTGCACGTATTAAGGCCCTACATCGTCGGGCTGAGGTAGGCGCCGAAGTGGGTGCTGAGCAGACAACAAGCGAGCCGCCTGACGGTTTTGATGTTGAAACCGATCACTTCAAGCTCAGTACCAAAACACGTGAAGCTTATTTGGATGGTAAGCAAATTGAAGGCTTAACACCAAAGGAATTTGATTTACTGCATACCTTGTCGAAAAGTCCGAAGCAGGTTTTCTCACGTGAACAATTACTGCAATTGGTTTGGGATTATGAGTATTACGGTGATGAACGAACTGTAGATGCCCATATTAAAAAACTACGCCAAAAAGTCGAAAAAGTCGGTCCGCAAATTATTCAAACTGTTTGGGGCGTCGGCTACAAGTTTGATGATTCGGGGCTTGATCGATGA
- a CDS encoding sensor histidine kinase produces the protein MKMLYQQLIGFFSVIMVTLVIVSILFIRSTTNTVWENGFKQLEQYTDVLKNNAVDENTYVINARFIQNAEEILSDQHVHFVIYDANNVAKYPVSQKGQMPAIKASYWKKLKQGAAVAVPEMMTNPISGHAQSMTIYYQPVFLSEKLLFVIAAFAPVEQIQSSISKTEHNLLIAFVLSTLAAFIISYFIASYQVRRINQLRRATHQVAEGNYDVEVKIKSRSHDEVAELADDFRDMVTSLKASQQEIQRQEDRRRQFMADAAHEMRTPLTTINGLLEGLAYDAIPEESKGKSIELMRNETNRLIRLVNENLDYEKIRTNQILLSKQTFNARTDLDNIAEQLAQKSEEAGDKITIDAPADLPTYADHDRFVQILFNIVQNAVQFTKNGQITIKAKVGYHQTEFAISDTGIGMSKDQMKNIWERYYKADPSRKNTKYGESGLGMAIVHQLMGQHGGTIHVDSTLGKGTTFTLTFPDEATAPKQKQPGADQQTSS, from the coding sequence ATGAAAATGCTCTACCAGCAGCTGATTGGCTTTTTCTCAGTCATTATGGTGACCTTAGTGATTGTCTCGATTCTGTTTATTCGGTCTACCACGAACACGGTTTGGGAAAATGGCTTTAAACAGTTAGAGCAATACACGGATGTTTTAAAAAATAATGCGGTTGATGAAAATACTTACGTCATCAATGCCAGATTTATTCAAAATGCTGAAGAGATTTTAAGCGATCAACACGTGCATTTTGTTATTTATGATGCCAATAACGTTGCTAAATATCCTGTGTCCCAAAAAGGTCAGATGCCAGCGATCAAGGCAAGCTATTGGAAAAAGCTAAAGCAAGGGGCGGCTGTTGCCGTCCCGGAGATGATGACGAATCCAATCAGCGGCCATGCACAAAGCATGACGATCTATTATCAACCGGTTTTTCTGAGTGAAAAATTACTCTTTGTGATTGCCGCCTTTGCGCCAGTTGAGCAAATTCAAAGTTCAATTAGCAAAACTGAGCATAATTTGCTTATCGCGTTCGTACTGTCAACGCTTGCGGCGTTCATCATCAGTTATTTCATTGCGTCCTATCAGGTGCGGCGGATTAATCAATTACGGCGCGCAACGCATCAAGTGGCAGAAGGCAATTATGATGTTGAAGTAAAAATTAAAAGCCGCAGTCATGATGAAGTTGCGGAACTGGCCGATGATTTTCGCGACATGGTGACCTCACTAAAAGCTAGTCAGCAAGAAATTCAACGGCAGGAAGATCGGCGCCGGCAGTTTATGGCTGATGCGGCTCATGAAATGCGGACCCCGCTGACAACAATCAATGGCTTACTTGAAGGCTTGGCCTATGATGCCATCCCTGAAGAAAGTAAGGGAAAGAGTATCGAATTAATGCGGAACGAAACGAACCGCTTGATTCGGCTTGTCAACGAGAACCTTGATTATGAAAAAATTCGGACAAATCAAATTTTGCTCAGCAAACAGACGTTTAACGCGCGCACGGATCTTGATAACATCGCGGAACAGCTGGCGCAGAAATCCGAAGAGGCTGGTGATAAGATCACAATTGATGCCCCAGCAGATCTGCCGACATATGCTGATCATGATCGGTTCGTTCAGATTCTTTTCAACATTGTTCAAAATGCGGTCCAATTCACTAAAAATGGTCAAATCACTATAAAAGCAAAAGTGGGGTATCATCAGACTGAATTTGCCATTAGCGATACTGGTATTGGTATGTCCAAGGATCAGATGAAGAATATTTGGGAGCGGTATTACAAGGCCGATCCATCACGTAAAAACACCAAATATGGTGAGTCCGGTTTGGGCATGGCGATTGTGCATCAGTTAATGGGACAACACGGTGGCACCATTCATGTTGACTCGACCCTAGGCAAAGGTACAACCTTTACGTTGACCTTCCCAGATGAAGCGACAGCGCCTAAGCAAAAGCAGCCAGGAGCCGATCAGCAGACCTCATCATGA
- a CDS encoding GNAT family N-acetyltransferase: MTIRRIQQNDFADVDALLHAAFNASNRGYNGEAELVAGLRRDPNYDSALEVVAMMDGHLVGYGLMTAASITPDAHMQGVALAPLAVAPEYQGGGIGVAIVTELDMRATDLRRDFVSVVGDRQFFGRLGFQKAAKYKLDPPFPVVTEDHLIKELVPGVLASVRGKVNYPAPFLTQVAN; the protein is encoded by the coding sequence ATGACCATTCGACGAATACAACAAAATGATTTTGCTGATGTAGATGCCTTGTTACATGCAGCATTCAATGCCAGCAATCGCGGTTATAACGGTGAGGCAGAGCTAGTTGCCGGACTGCGGCGTGATCCTAATTATGATTCAGCCCTTGAAGTTGTGGCGATGATGGACGGTCATTTGGTCGGCTACGGGCTAATGACCGCGGCCAGCATTACGCCAGATGCCCATATGCAAGGGGTGGCGCTGGCACCGTTAGCAGTTGCCCCTGAATATCAAGGCGGTGGCATTGGGGTCGCGATTGTGACTGAACTCGACATGCGAGCAACTGATTTGCGGCGTGATTTTGTCAGTGTTGTCGGCGATCGACAATTCTTTGGCCGACTTGGCTTTCAAAAAGCAGCCAAGTACAAACTCGATCCGCCTTTCCCAGTCGTCACTGAAGACCATTTGATTAAGGAACTTGTGCCTGGTGTTTTGGCAAGTGTTCGCGGCAAGGTCAATTATCCAGCACCTTTTTTGACTCAGGTAGCGAATTAA
- a CDS encoding ACT domain-containing protein, giving the protein MKQFYIVDSSMLPEVVGKVIAARALLQNGEVKQVSEAVKQVGISRGTYYKYKDYVFLPDPEMASRKAVISLMLHHDRGILSEVLTTMSQAQASIVTINQNIPIHNWASVVMSFDISALQGTLDDLVTKLGDIRGVSDVHLVSVE; this is encoded by the coding sequence GTGAAGCAGTTTTATATTGTTGACAGTTCGATGCTTCCGGAAGTCGTCGGTAAAGTCATAGCGGCGCGCGCACTTCTCCAAAATGGCGAGGTTAAGCAGGTGAGCGAGGCCGTCAAACAGGTCGGCATTTCCCGTGGAACCTATTATAAATACAAAGATTATGTTTTTTTACCCGACCCAGAAATGGCATCGCGTAAAGCGGTCATCTCGTTGATGTTGCATCACGATCGCGGCATTTTATCAGAAGTTCTGACAACCATGTCGCAAGCGCAAGCTAGTATCGTGACCATCAACCAAAATATTCCGATCCATAATTGGGCTAGTGTTGTGATGTCATTTGATATTTCGGCACTGCAGGGAACGTTAGATGATCTTGTAACCAAACTTGGCGACATTCGCGGTGTCAGTGATGTGCATCTGGTTTCTGTTGAATGA
- a CDS encoding Y-family DNA polymerase, with product MAYDYSHEPHRTVFLIDNKSFYASVESIERGLNPLRTLLVVMSEQENTNGGLILATSPMAKKIYGLKSNVSRQRDLPVDKHLIVVPPRMNLYIKKNLAINDIFREFVANEDLWPYSIDESILDLTHTWRLFGKTPRAVAQLIQHTIRHRLGLYTTVGIGDNPLQAKIALDVYAKHDPNLIGQISYQTVPDTIWQITNMTDVWSIGQRTAAHLARMGITTMKQLAHANPYALKQELGIIGTQLFALAWGIDRTKISERVITREPSIGNSQVLPRDYSNQVEIEIVIKEIGEQVAARLRHHHKRAGEISLGIGFSYAESEKDGRGGFHQTKRILPTNRDGDLVATLQLIFRQNWHGEVIRNVAVYTGRLAPDTGEQLNFFEPVDQQIKATNLERTLDTIRDRFGFKGLIYAKSAMHGGTAIQRASLVGGHNGGNSYD from the coding sequence ATGGCCTACGATTATTCCCACGAACCGCATCGAACGGTTTTCCTGATTGACAATAAATCCTTTTACGCTTCAGTTGAAAGCATTGAACGCGGGCTGAACCCTTTAAGAACCCTTCTCGTGGTCATGTCCGAACAAGAGAATACAAATGGCGGCCTCATCTTGGCAACTTCGCCAATGGCCAAAAAAATATATGGCCTTAAAAGTAACGTTAGCCGTCAACGGGACTTGCCTGTGGATAAGCATCTGATCGTGGTACCGCCACGCATGAATCTTTACATCAAAAAGAATCTAGCCATCAATGATATTTTTCGTGAGTTTGTTGCCAATGAAGACTTGTGGCCTTATTCCATTGATGAATCCATTCTCGATTTAACGCACACATGGCGACTCTTTGGCAAAACACCACGTGCAGTTGCGCAATTAATTCAACATACTATTCGGCATCGACTTGGTCTCTACACAACAGTCGGGATCGGTGACAATCCGCTTCAAGCCAAAATTGCGCTGGATGTTTATGCAAAACATGATCCTAATTTGATTGGTCAAATCTCCTATCAAACTGTACCAGATACCATTTGGCAGATCACCAATATGACAGACGTTTGGAGTATCGGTCAACGAACAGCAGCGCATCTCGCACGTATGGGCATCACGACAATGAAACAACTTGCTCACGCAAATCCGTATGCCTTAAAGCAAGAACTGGGCATCATTGGCACGCAGTTATTTGCGCTAGCATGGGGCATTGACCGCACAAAAATCAGCGAACGCGTCATCACCCGCGAACCAAGCATTGGCAACTCACAGGTTCTGCCGCGCGATTATAGCAATCAAGTTGAAATCGAAATCGTTATTAAAGAAATCGGCGAACAGGTTGCCGCACGGTTGCGGCATCATCACAAACGAGCTGGTGAAATTTCCCTAGGTATCGGCTTTTCCTATGCTGAAAGTGAAAAAGACGGGCGTGGCGGGTTTCACCAAACTAAACGAATTTTACCGACGAATCGGGACGGCGATCTTGTTGCCACACTGCAACTGATTTTTCGGCAAAACTGGCATGGTGAGGTCATTCGTAACGTTGCCGTTTATACCGGCCGCTTAGCCCCAGATACCGGCGAACAACTCAATTTCTTTGAGCCGGTTGATCAACAAATTAAAGCAACTAATTTAGAACGCACGCTAGATACTATTCGCGATCGTTTTGGCTTTAAGGGCTTGATCTACGCTAAAAGTGCAATGCATGGCGGAACGGCGATTCAACGGGCATCACTAGTAGGAGGACATAATGGCGGCAATAGCTATGACTAA
- a CDS encoding zinc-ribbon domain-containing protein, with the protein MQDVLKFCPNCGQPIKPTDDFCPNCGFDLRKARLEAQSTQEPASTSPAEAPKATQSATVAASTQPAQQQVHKRRRWPWIVVGAVVVLLGAAYLGGSMYYGQNRQVAELADEMTSGDADDMAEVAIANDGTPLTESDLKPLARLTKNRLYRSTLRTMIMDKQTNGMVQVVKQGSYLLLFPKYKVKLGTANVTVKTNLDAAAFTMDGNQIQPENRSGSYTIASQLPGLYALKLSGTHEGSTKDFNREVIVPLKGQPEALTLDAATAAKTVTPTHDATSGSSTSESHDDDDDDDYDDNGVTKTNRQYPSDASKRNDNHSTDGVVGRWESGDTATFNFNSDGTYTATSNGTPTNGKWEVVYRDGNILNIKFTKDDGSSVVEPFALDDGDLIETNLKIKWDRD; encoded by the coding sequence ATGCAAGATGTTTTAAAATTTTGTCCCAACTGCGGTCAACCAATTAAACCAACTGACGACTTTTGTCCTAACTGCGGGTTTGATTTGCGGAAAGCCCGACTTGAAGCCCAATCAACCCAAGAACCAGCATCGACGTCTCCTGCCGAGGCACCAAAAGCAACTCAGTCTGCGACAGTTGCTGCTTCAACCCAGCCAGCGCAGCAACAAGTACATAAACGCCGGCGCTGGCCATGGATCGTTGTTGGTGCGGTTGTCGTTCTTTTAGGTGCGGCTTATCTCGGCGGATCAATGTACTATGGTCAAAATCGACAAGTCGCTGAGTTGGCTGATGAAATGACTAGTGGAGATGCCGATGACATGGCTGAAGTTGCCATTGCAAACGATGGCACACCATTGACTGAAAGTGATCTTAAGCCGCTCGCCCGTTTGACTAAGAATCGGCTTTATCGCAGCACCTTGCGAACCATGATCATGGACAAGCAAACCAATGGCATGGTTCAGGTCGTCAAACAAGGCAGTTACCTGCTACTTTTCCCGAAATACAAGGTTAAGCTTGGTACCGCCAACGTCACAGTCAAAACCAACCTTGACGCCGCTGCTTTCACCATGGATGGCAATCAAATTCAACCTGAAAATCGTTCTGGCAGTTATACCATCGCCAGTCAATTACCTGGTCTGTACGCCCTCAAGCTGAGCGGTACGCACGAAGGAAGTACGAAAGACTTCAATCGTGAAGTCATCGTCCCGCTTAAAGGGCAACCGGAAGCACTGACCTTGGATGCCGCAACCGCTGCTAAGACAGTTACACCAACGCATGACGCCACAAGCGGTTCTTCAACATCTGAATCTCATGATGATGACGACGATGATGATTATGATGACAATGGTGTGACCAAAACGAACCGCCAGTATCCTTCTGATGCTTCAAAGCGCAATGATAATCATTCAACGGATGGCGTCGTCGGTCGCTGGGAATCAGGCGACACTGCCACTTTCAACTTCAACAGTGACGGTACTTATACAGCGACCAGCAATGGCACGCCAACAAATGGTAAGTGGGAAGTTGTTTATCGCGATGGCAACATCTTGAATATCAAGTTCACCAAAGATGATGGCAGCAGTGTCGTCGAACCTTTCGCATTGGACGATGGTGATTTGATTGAAACTAATCTGAAGATTAAGTGGGATCGAGACTAA
- a CDS encoding SGNH/GDSL hydrolase family protein, protein MKKFWLGFGLLLLILAAGCGVQHKVAKSSSSAASLRSRKSPSSRSSAAIKQTSMLARLKAKSQTTLVYAPFGDSLSVGLFADSKTSRFTTLFADQLHRLTDKTVTEEGIAEVGKTATNLGVPALPALIAQHPDLITIEFGTNDAVGGATPTALADYRQALTTIVATLQKQTTAELILMTTWSPNHGPYAAADLQFDAVVKQIGQTYHVPVADLATIWQNHDDVTGPAGTAITDFAGNGPRDTFHPNQRGHDQIAALLKKTLEE, encoded by the coding sequence ATGAAAAAGTTTTGGTTGGGTTTTGGTCTTTTATTGCTCATTTTAGCAGCTGGCTGCGGGGTACAACATAAAGTGGCTAAATCGAGCAGTTCAGCGGCTTCGCTTCGCAGCCGCAAGTCGCCTAGTTCGCGATCCTCAGCTGCGATTAAGCAGACAAGCATGCTCGCCCGGCTGAAGGCAAAATCACAAACGACGCTCGTGTATGCACCGTTTGGCGACAGCCTCTCTGTTGGTTTGTTTGCGGATAGTAAAACAAGCCGGTTTACCACCCTTTTTGCTGACCAATTACACCGTTTGACTGACAAGACGGTGACAGAGGAAGGGATTGCAGAGGTGGGAAAAACCGCGACTAATCTTGGTGTCCCTGCTCTGCCAGCGTTGATTGCCCAGCATCCTGATTTGATTACCATCGAGTTTGGGACGAACGATGCGGTTGGCGGCGCCACACCAACGGCGCTGGCTGATTACCGCCAGGCGTTGACAACCATCGTGGCAACCTTGCAGAAGCAAACAACAGCCGAGTTGATCCTTATGACGACCTGGTCGCCAAACCATGGTCCTTATGCCGCCGCCGATTTGCAATTTGATGCTGTGGTCAAACAAATCGGTCAAACTTATCACGTTCCAGTTGCCGATCTGGCGACCATCTGGCAAAACCATGATGACGTCACAGGCCCTGCCGGTACAGCCATCACCGACTTCGCTGGTAACGGTCCGCGCGATACTTTTCACCCCAACCAGCGCGGTCATGATCAGATTGCTGCCTTACTCAAGAAAACTTTGGAGGAATAA
- a CDS encoding DUF898 family protein, which produces METKYGRHSFFDGGLLAYVGWTILGTLITIFTLGICYPWSLTMLYGWKINHTVIEGHRMHFFGSAVSLFGNWIKWLLLTIITLGIYGFWVFIKLEDWKAKNTRFVS; this is translated from the coding sequence ATGGAGACGAAATATGGGCGGCACTCTTTTTTTGATGGTGGCTTGTTGGCTTATGTCGGCTGGACGATTCTTGGCACTTTGATCACGATTTTTACACTAGGCATTTGTTATCCATGGTCTTTGACCATGCTATATGGTTGGAAAATCAATCATACCGTGATTGAGGGTCATCGGATGCACTTTTTTGGGTCGGCCGTGAGCTTGTTCGGCAATTGGATTAAATGGTTGTTGCTGACAATTATCACGTTGGGGATCTATGGCTTCTGGGTTTTTATTAAATTAGAAGACTGGAAAGCTAAGAACACGCGGTTTGTTAGCTGA